Below is a window of Planctomycetaceae bacterium DNA.
GCCCCACGGCGCCCGCTGTTACTGACCTTGCTTGGCGTTTGCCAATTAGTCATGACCGCCTTGATCTTCATCATGCTGCTGGGCTTTGCGCTCTACCTGACCTCCGCCGCAGATACTCCGCTGACGTTCCCCCTGGTCGCCGTGCTGGCGGCCTTGAGCTTCCTGTGCGTCCTTGCCGCTGCCGGCGGAATCGGGCTCCTGGCGCTGCGTCCCCACGGGCGTGCCATCCTGATGGTATTCGCCAGTCTGGAACTGGTGTTGTTCCCCCTGGGAACGGTGCTTTCAATCTTCCTGTTCTGGTATTTTCGAAAAAGGGAAATCAAGTCTCTCTTCACGGCACGGCCCGCCGCGCGGTCGCTGAATTTAAAAGTGCTGTTGGGGGTCGCGTTGGCGTCGGCCCTGCTCCTAGGGGCAATCCTGTCGCTGGTTGAATTTCGGGGGCGGCGCCCCGGGTCGCATCAGTCGAACCCCGCCGTCGCGTACCAGCCTTTCGCGATCTGGATCCTGACGGAAGACGGACGACTGAGTATACCGGATAGGTCTAGTACCGTGACGGAACGGGATATTGCCGACATCGGCGTTGCGCAAGACGAAACCGGGGCCGCCTCGGTCTGGTTGAAATTCACGGAGGAGGGCGCCTCCAAGATGAGAGAACTCACCAGGAACCACCTCGGCCAGCGAATCGTGTTTATGGTCGATGGTGCAGAATATCGCGAACAGTCGGCCGTCATTCAATCCGAAATATCTGAGGATGCATCCATCACGTTCAACTCCATGGACGAGGCGAATGCATTCCTCAACAAACTGAGAAAGCGGCAATGATGCGTTGACAAAGAGGCTCCTGCCGCCGCTGCCAGGCTGCTAATCAACCACCCGGCTTCTGAATCAGCCCAGGGTTGGCTCGGGCGAACATTTGCGCAGCGCTGTCCGCGCAGCGAAGATCAGCAGGACGATCACGCCGAACAGGATCGCTTCGGCCAGCAATTCGTGGGCGAGGTTCGGGTCGTGCAGGCCGGCCGCCAGCGGCGTGAACCAGGGCATGGGCAGGTTCAGCCGATAGCTGCACACCGGCCAGCCGATCAGTACGCCTTTGCCGTGGTTGTAGAACGAGTCCAGCAGCAGGTGACTCAGCCAAGCGGCCGCCCCGCCGGCAAGAAGATATGCCCGCCCGACCCGCCGTCTCAGCGCCGGCACGGCCAATGCCGCCGCGCAGAGCACAAGGATGAGCAGGCCGTTGATGAAGATGCTGTGGCTGATGGCGTAGTCGGGGCGTCCGTGGCCCCAGTACGGTAATTCGAAGTCCGGAATGTACGCCAGGGCGGCAAAGACGCAGCCGATGGCGATCTTCTTGCCAATCGACAACCGCATCGGCATGACCACGCCGGCGACAGCCACCCCCGCAAGCGCATGACCCAGTGGACTCACTTGCTATAGAACACCCGTCGCCGGCGCGGGTTCCTTGCCGGGGACGAGCAAGCCTGGCGCTAATCGTCGGTTGGGGAGGCGAGCTTGCGAATCTTCAACTCGGAAAACCTCATGATGCGATCCGAGCCAATGTAAGTTTCGGTCAGGCAGATATGGCCGTTATGACCAACACTGCTTGCCCCGGGCACAATCTGATTCTCAAAGAACTGTTTCCCATTGACCCAAACGTTCATTTTGTGCCCGAGCCGCTGCACACGCAGATGCGTCTTCTCCCGCAAGGGCACCTTCTTTGCCGTGGAATCATCTACTATGACGTATCCCAACAGCACCTGGTTTTGCATCGCGTCAATCTCACACACTGCGGGGCAGTGCAGAAGCTCGCCGAACCCCAAGCCGCCGGTAAGGTGGTCCCCGCCGCCCCTCATCTCCAGGTACCCTTCGATTTCAAAGGCCGTCCCGAAGTCCGCTTCGGACCAGATCTGAAGTTGGTGGCGCCGGTCGCTGGCGCCCACAACGCCTCCTCGCCCGTCCGACTGCCAGTATCCTTTCCGCCACCGCCAGCCGGGCAGGTCTTCTTCGAGGTCCAGCGCCACCTGTTTGCCCGCGTCGAACTGCTCCATCCAGCGGCACTGCAGCAGGAGGCTCCTGACGTGCCTGGCAGCCGGACCTTTGGGAACCGTTGGGAACACCTTTTCCAGCAGAGTCTTGGCGCTGTCCCACTGGCGCTTTGCCATCAAGGCCTCGCCCGCGGCGACATCGGCCCCCCACGCGCCGCTATGAGCCAAAACCATCTCCTGTGCCTGTGGCAGGGACAGAGATGCCAGTTCCAGCCCCTTCTCGTCCAGGTTTCCGGCGGCCAAGAGCGCGGCCGCATCGTCCCAGTGCTGTGTGCGGATGGCATAGCCCATCAGGGCGGCGCGATTGTAAGAGTGGAATCTCGTGGTGCTCTGGGCGAGATAACGATTGATGATGGTCTTGACGTTTTCATAGACCCCCGGGCGCTGCCAGAATGAGAAATCCAATTGCATATCCGTGCTGATCCGGGGCAGGGTTTCCTGCACCAGGATCAGAGGCACGCACGTATCGTAGCGATTGGTCTTCATGCACCCGACGCCGAAGTTGTACATGGCCTCATGCGTGCCGCCCCAGCGAGGCATGAGATAGAAGTTGTGGTTCAGATAGGGCGGCGCATAATCGAACCTTGCTGCCATTGATCTGGCCACCCAGGTGCGCCCCTCCGGACTGCCGGTGCATACGTTGATCATCTTGGAAGCGGCATACGGAATCTTCGGGTCATCCTGCCATGCCTGGACCAGATGCCGCCGGGCCAGGGCGAGGTGTTCCCGATAGCCCTTCCAACCTTCCTCCGTGACAGTGCTCGCCCATCCCGTGCCGCGGAAGTTCCATGCTACGTTAAAATGATAATATCCGGCGGCCGTGTTCTTGAGCACTTCACTGGCCTGGGGCAGGCTCTGCAGCTTTTCAACCAGGCGTTTCTGGCAGGGCTCGGGGAGCTGGCTGTCACCACTGGTCAGCAGCAGGGCAACGTCGCAGACGAGGAGTTCCTGCTCCGTCGGCCCAAAGAGCTTCTGCTGGACCATCTGCGCGATCGCCTCGATCATCTCGTCAAGATAGTGTTCATTCTTTTTCTTCTGGGCGGCGTTGCGCTGCAAAGACCACATTCGATGCGCCGACCACATCCGCATATAAGCGGCCTCGGGACGTTTGTGCAAACCCACCATCGCTTGCTCCGCCAGGCCAAGGGCCCCAGAGGCGTTACCGGTCAGTTCAAGATTGCGAGCCAGGGTGCTGATGAAGACCGGCTCGCGGCATCCGTCCATGTAGAGCCTGCGCCCTTCGATGACAAGTCGCTCGCGCGACACTGACCGCACATCGTTTTTCCGCTCAAGCCAGGTCTGGTGGAGGTAGCGGCGAAGGCGATCGTCCCATTTGGGATTGCGTTGACCGTTCTTGAGATATTCGCCGTACACGATCCGGTCCGCCACGGCGACTTGCTCATCCGTGCCTTCGGCCATCAGCGGCGCCTGCGGACCCCACAATGACTTGGCCTGAGTCGTCGCAGGCGCCGTCTGGGCGGGACGCGAGGCGGACTTGGCAGGCACGGCCAGCGCGAGCGGTAAAGCCTTGGGCGACTGGATCTCTTGCGGAGGCTCGGGCAGAAGCTTGAAGTCGCCCACCAGAATCGCTCCGGCGGAATAATCGTCGCCGGCAGACAGCAGCAGCGGAACGCTGGCATGCACGCGCCGGCGCTGCCCGATGGCGATCAACTCGCCATCGACGTACCACCGCAGTTCCTTGCCCTTCCACCAGAGTCCCACGCGCATGGGGCGGCCGACTTCGTAGCTTTGCGGGATGTAAGGCCCAGCATTTGCTTGGTTCAGGCCCATCAGGCGATCGAAGTCTTCGTTCCCGATATAGACGCCGCCGACGCCAAAGTAGATTCGCGGGCGCAGGCCGTGAAGCACCGTCAGCGTAAACTCCAGGTAGCATTCCCCCGGCAGCGGATGCTTGAACTGCAGCGTGGAACTGCCCTCGCCGCGAATCTGGCCGTCCTGCGTCATTCGCCATCGCCCG
It encodes the following:
- a CDS encoding metal-dependent hydrolase, producing MSPLGHALAGVAVAGVVMPMRLSIGKKIAIGCVFAALAYIPDFELPYWGHGRPDYAISHSIFINGLLILVLCAAALAVPALRRRVGRAYLLAGGAAAWLSHLLLDSFYNHGKGVLIGWPVCSYRLNLPMPWFTPLAAGLHDPNLAHELLAEAILFGVIVLLIFAARTALRKCSPEPTLG